The Aquidulcibacter paucihalophilus genome has a window encoding:
- a CDS encoding isoaspartyl peptidase/L-asparaginase, which translates to MFRSRLTLAAVALALFAPPAAAQEAPRWSFAIHGGAGVIERASLTPEQDAAYRAALHRALEAGSAVLAAGGSSLDAVQAAIELMEDDPLFNAGRGAVFTAAGRNELDAAVMNGSDLTAGAVAGLTTTRHPIAAARAVMEQSPHVMLIGEGADTFAASVGLEQVDPAFFFTERRWRGLEAALRAQNLPIPERPAGAPGPMAESTLPAPPLNERKFGTVGAVALDSQGRLAAGTSTGGMTAKRWGRVGDVPVLGAGTYASNRDGCAVSATGDGEFYIRASVARDICARIAGGSTTQAAAQAEVDDALSLGGSGGVIVMDSQGRPSFAMTTSGMYRGSISSDVQAGVAIYGDEALRP; encoded by the coding sequence ATGTTCCGTTCCCGCCTCACCCTCGCCGCCGTCGCCCTGGCCCTGTTCGCCCCCCCCGCCGCCGCACAGGAGGCGCCGCGCTGGTCCTTCGCCATCCATGGCGGTGCCGGGGTCATCGAGCGCGCCAGCCTGACGCCCGAACAGGACGCCGCCTACCGCGCCGCCCTGCACCGGGCCCTCGAGGCCGGGTCGGCGGTTCTGGCCGCTGGCGGGTCCTCGCTGGACGCGGTGCAGGCGGCGATCGAGCTGATGGAGGACGACCCGCTGTTCAACGCCGGACGCGGGGCGGTCTTCACCGCCGCCGGGCGCAACGAGCTGGACGCCGCGGTGATGAACGGCTCGGACCTGACCGCCGGGGCCGTCGCCGGCCTGACCACCACCCGCCACCCGATCGCCGCCGCCCGCGCAGTGATGGAGCAGTCGCCGCACGTCATGCTGATCGGCGAGGGCGCGGATACCTTCGCCGCCTCGGTCGGGCTGGAGCAGGTCGACCCGGCCTTCTTCTTCACCGAGCGCCGCTGGCGGGGGCTGGAGGCGGCCCTGCGGGCGCAGAACCTGCCGATCCCGGAACGGCCGGCCGGCGCGCCGGGGCCGATGGCGGAGAGCACCCTGCCCGCCCCGCCGCTCAACGAGCGGAAGTTCGGCACGGTCGGCGCGGTGGCGCTGGACAGCCAGGGCCGGCTCGCGGCGGGCACCTCGACTGGCGGCATGACCGCCAAACGCTGGGGCCGGGTCGGCGACGTGCCGGTGCTGGGTGCCGGGACCTATGCGTCGAACCGCGACGGCTGCGCCGTGTCCGCGACCGGCGACGGGGAGTTCTACATCCGGGCCAGCGTCGCCCGCGACATCTGCGCCCGCATCGCAGGCGGATCGACAACCCAGGCCGCGGCCCAGGCCGAGGTGGACGACGCCCTCTCTTTGGGTGGGTCAGGCGGCGTCATCGTCATGGACAGTCAGGGCCGGCCGAGCTTCGCCATGACCACCTCGGGCATGTACCGGGGCTCGATCTCCAGCGACGTGCAGGCGGGGGTCGCCATCTACGGCGACGAGGCCCTGCGCCCGTGA
- a CDS encoding TonB-dependent receptor, producing the protein MTKAIWLAGAAACALLGSPAFAQTAAGAGTPVADAARQGVLVFEPAFFADARPDTALDMIARLPGFAFESGDSGTRGLAGTAGNVLIDGRRPSTKSDNLDQILRRISAAGVARVELIRGGASGIDMQGRSVVANVVLIRTVTTERVVETNTYVYPDGHLGPVLSARYSRREGDDQIEGSLSGFSDRTDGTGDGFRRRYDPAGNLIQDADLVLWDRIRNLRATGAVQRRAGGGLLRVNGLLGWFGNENAQDLLIRSGAGVDSFNDEESNDVNSELGVNWTRDLGPRTGLELTGLQRYSSEDYTGVSESSGDSSTFTADSTSGESIGRAILRFRPNDRWSFETGGEVAYNFLDSATAYSENGVPIPLPSSAVKVEELRGEVFGQATWRPAPTLTIEGGLRVEVSEISQSGDSDLTKSFVYPKPRIQATWTPWTGHQFRFRAEREVGQLDFGDFIASADIDIGQVEGGNPDLEPEKSTVIEAIYERRFWGEGVFDVTVSHAEIEDVVDVIPLTGGFDGVGNIGDGTADFFQLRLTLPTDRLGIPNGRFQTRGSWSSTSVLDPVTGEERRFQGNQAFGCGVSFNQDLAGGRWSWGFDHGCNVDKGRGFRVREVRAFYEEPGVGAFVQWKPQGDLTVRVDLGNATDRAQGYDREIYSGPRDTAPLAFREVRRTRMSPWLFVQIRKTF; encoded by the coding sequence ATGACCAAGGCGATCTGGCTGGCCGGCGCGGCCGCATGTGCGTTGTTGGGCAGCCCGGCCTTCGCCCAGACCGCGGCCGGTGCCGGCACGCCGGTCGCCGACGCCGCAAGGCAGGGCGTGCTGGTCTTCGAGCCCGCCTTCTTCGCCGATGCCCGGCCCGACACGGCGCTGGACATGATCGCCCGCCTGCCGGGCTTCGCCTTCGAGTCCGGCGACAGCGGCACGCGCGGACTGGCCGGCACGGCGGGCAACGTCCTGATCGACGGCCGCCGTCCGTCGACCAAGAGCGACAACCTCGACCAGATCCTGCGCCGCATCTCGGCCGCGGGCGTGGCCCGCGTCGAACTGATCCGCGGCGGCGCGTCCGGCATCGACATGCAGGGCCGGTCCGTGGTCGCGAACGTCGTCCTGATCCGCACCGTCACGACCGAGCGGGTGGTCGAGACGAACACCTATGTCTATCCCGACGGCCACCTCGGCCCGGTGCTGTCGGCGCGATATTCGCGGCGCGAGGGCGACGACCAGATCGAGGGGTCGCTCAGCGGCTTCTCGGACCGCACCGACGGCACCGGCGACGGCTTCCGCCGCCGGTACGATCCAGCCGGAAACCTGATCCAGGACGCCGATCTGGTGCTGTGGGACCGCATCCGGAACCTGCGCGCCACCGGGGCTGTCCAGCGCCGGGCGGGCGGCGGGCTGCTGCGCGTCAACGGTCTGCTGGGCTGGTTCGGCAATGAGAACGCCCAGGACCTGCTGATCCGTTCGGGTGCCGGCGTCGACAGCTTCAACGACGAGGAATCGAACGACGTCAACAGCGAGCTGGGCGTCAACTGGACCCGCGACCTCGGCCCCCGGACGGGCCTCGAACTGACCGGTCTGCAGCGCTACTCGAGCGAGGACTACACCGGCGTCTCGGAAAGCAGCGGCGACAGCTCGACCTTCACCGCCGATTCAACCTCGGGCGAATCCATCGGCCGCGCCATCCTGCGCTTCCGCCCCAATGATCGCTGGTCGTTCGAGACCGGCGGCGAGGTCGCCTACAATTTCCTCGACAGCGCCACCGCCTATTCCGAAAACGGCGTGCCGATCCCGCTGCCGTCGTCCGCGGTCAAGGTCGAGGAACTGCGCGGCGAGGTCTTCGGCCAGGCGACCTGGCGGCCCGCGCCGACCCTGACCATCGAGGGCGGGCTGCGCGTCGAGGTGTCGGAGATCAGCCAGTCGGGTGACAGCGACCTGACCAAGTCCTTCGTCTATCCCAAGCCCCGCATCCAGGCGACCTGGACGCCCTGGACCGGCCACCAGTTCCGTTTCCGCGCCGAGCGCGAGGTGGGCCAGCTCGACTTCGGCGACTTCATCGCCTCGGCCGATATCGACATCGGCCAGGTCGAGGGCGGCAACCCCGATCTGGAGCCCGAGAAGTCGACCGTGATCGAGGCCATCTACGAGCGCCGCTTCTGGGGCGAGGGTGTGTTCGACGTCACCGTAAGCCATGCCGAGATCGAGGATGTGGTCGACGTCATCCCGCTCACGGGCGGTTTCGACGGCGTGGGCAATATCGGCGACGGCACAGCGGACTTCTTCCAGCTGCGCCTGACCCTGCCGACCGACCGGCTGGGCATCCCCAACGGGCGGTTCCAGACGCGCGGCAGCTGGTCCTCGACCTCGGTGCTCGATCCGGTCACGGGCGAGGAGCGGCGGTTCCAGGGCAATCAGGCCTTCGGCTGCGGCGTGTCCTTCAACCAGGATCTGGCGGGCGGACGCTGGTCCTGGGGCTTCGACCACGGCTGCAATGTCGACAAGGGCCGCGGCTTCCGGGTGCGCGAGGTGCGGGCCTTCTACGAAGAGCCGGGCGTCGGCGCCTTCGTGCAGTGGAAGCCGCAGGGCGACCTGACCGTCCGCGTCGACCTCGGCAACGCTACGGACCGGGCCCAGGGCTATGACCGCGAGATCTACTCGGGTCCCCGCGACACCGCCCCCCTGGCCTTCCGCGAGGTGCGCCGCACGCGGATGAGCCCCTGGCTGTTCGTCCAGATAAGAAAGACCTTCTGA
- a CDS encoding iron ABC transporter permease translates to MSRLRGSLLPALLVLLTLAGAFLVLATGPLGVAPDALLTAVAGQGAPEAELALALRGPRLLAALTCGAALAGAGAGFQILFRNPLAAPDLLGVSSGAGLGAALALLLGAGAALVQGAAFAGGLAAGALALACAALTRSGDARLALILCGVVAGALASAGLGLVVVVAEPYSQLPSITYWLLGSFTRATLPEAGGAVVPVALGAAVLIWLGFRLDILSLGDEQARSLGLPARPLRLLALAGAALMTSSAVAVAGVVGWIGLLAPHAARLIVGERAGRLIPAAMALGALFALVIDRLSTAFGPAEIPVGLLSAAIGAPAFLILFVATSRRS, encoded by the coding sequence GTGAGCCGGCTCCGGGGCTCGCTGCTTCCGGCCCTGCTGGTCCTGCTGACCCTGGCGGGCGCATTTCTGGTGCTCGCGACGGGGCCGCTGGGCGTGGCCCCGGATGCCCTGCTGACCGCCGTGGCCGGACAGGGAGCGCCGGAGGCGGAGCTGGCCCTGGCCCTGCGCGGCCCCCGTCTTCTGGCCGCGCTGACCTGCGGCGCCGCCCTGGCCGGGGCCGGGGCCGGGTTCCAGATCCTGTTCCGCAATCCGCTGGCGGCACCCGACCTGCTGGGTGTGTCGTCGGGGGCCGGGCTGGGTGCAGCCCTGGCCCTGCTGCTCGGCGCGGGCGCGGCGCTGGTGCAGGGCGCGGCCTTTGCGGGCGGCCTCGCCGCCGGTGCCCTCGCGCTCGCCTGCGCCGCCCTGACCCGCAGCGGCGACGCCCGCCTTGCCCTGATCCTGTGCGGCGTCGTCGCCGGCGCCCTCGCCTCGGCCGGGCTCGGTCTCGTCGTGGTCGTGGCGGAGCCCTATTCGCAACTGCCCTCGATCACCTACTGGCTGCTGGGATCATTCACCCGGGCGACCCTGCCGGAGGCGGGCGGTGCCGTCGTACCGGTGGCCCTCGGTGCGGCCGTGCTGATCTGGCTGGGCTTCCGGCTCGACATCCTGTCGCTCGGCGACGAGCAGGCGCGGTCACTGGGCCTGCCCGCGCGGCCCCTGCGCCTGCTGGCCCTCGCCGGCGCCGCCCTGATGACCTCCTCGGCCGTGGCCGTGGCCGGCGTGGTCGGCTGGATCGGCCTGCTGGCACCCCACGCCGCCCGGCTGATCGTCGGCGAGCGGGCCGGGCGGCTGATCCCCGCCGCCATGGCCCTCGGTGCCCTGTTCGCCCTGGTCATAGACCGGCTGTCCACCGCCTTCGGCCCGGCGGAGATCCCGGTCGGCCTGCTGTCCGCCGCCATCGGGGCACCGGCTTTCCTGATCCTGTTCGTCGCCACATCGAGGCGGTCATGA
- a CDS encoding cupin domain-containing protein — MTQGATIDLADKFAAFSDHWRPRVAAQLNGQDVRLVKVQGVFPWHSHADAEEMFLVWKGRFRVEFRDRIETLEPGQFIVVPRGVEHRTAADAEAEVLIFEPSEVINTGDAAVSDFTAPQGQTI; from the coding sequence GTGACCCAGGGCGCGACGATCGACCTCGCCGACAAGTTCGCCGCCTTCTCCGACCACTGGCGGCCGCGTGTCGCGGCGCAGCTGAACGGACAGGACGTGCGGCTGGTCAAGGTGCAGGGCGTCTTCCCCTGGCACAGCCATGCCGACGCCGAAGAGATGTTCCTGGTCTGGAAGGGCCGGTTCCGGGTCGAGTTTCGCGACCGCATCGAGACGCTCGAACCCGGCCAGTTCATCGTCGTGCCGCGCGGCGTCGAACACCGTACGGCCGCGGACGCGGAGGCCGAGGTGCTGATCTTCGAGCCATCGGAGGTGATCAACACCGGCGACGCCGCCGTCTCCGACTTCACCGCCCCGCAGGGACAGACGATCTGA
- a CDS encoding ABC transporter ATP-binding protein, translating to MSGLRLEGVVAGRLSRSGGGFRLPPLDLTIEAGEVLALIGPNGAGKTTLLKTLAGLLPPLAGAIVDTGAPAYLPPPGAVFAGFSALHLTALGRARLRRWSPGLTPEDLDAARGALDRLEVGYLADRPFDRLSSGQQQLVLIARLFVQDAPVCLLDEPLALLDPAHAQAVEAAIRALAAEGRVVIASTHHLPFAARADRVLAIGPEGIDIAAPAEALAPDRIRALFGVVVAGCPCCGQALS from the coding sequence ATGAGCGGCCTGCGGCTGGAAGGTGTGGTGGCCGGACGTTTGTCCCGGTCAGGGGGCGGCTTCCGCCTGCCGCCGCTGGACCTGACGATCGAGGCCGGCGAGGTCCTCGCCCTGATCGGCCCCAACGGCGCGGGCAAGACCACCCTGCTGAAGACTCTCGCCGGCCTGCTGCCGCCGCTGGCCGGGGCGATCGTCGACACCGGCGCCCCGGCATATCTGCCGCCGCCGGGTGCCGTGTTCGCCGGCTTCTCCGCCCTGCATCTGACGGCGCTGGGTCGCGCCCGGCTGCGCCGCTGGTCGCCCGGCCTGACCCCGGAGGACCTCGACGCCGCCCGCGGCGCCCTCGACCGGCTGGAGGTGGGCTATCTCGCCGACCGCCCGTTCGACCGCCTGTCCAGCGGCCAGCAGCAGCTGGTCCTGATCGCGCGGCTGTTCGTGCAGGACGCGCCGGTCTGTCTGCTCGACGAGCCGCTGGCCCTGCTCGACCCGGCGCATGCGCAGGCGGTCGAGGCGGCGATCCGCGCCCTGGCCGCGGAGGGCCGGGTGGTCATCGCCTCGACCCACCACCTGCCCTTCGCCGCCCGCGCCGACCGGGTGCTGGCCATCGGACCGGAAGGGATCGACATCGCCGCCCCCGCCGAGGCCCTCGCCCCCGACCGCATCCGCGCCCTGTTCGGGGTGGTGGTCGCCGGCTGCCCCTGCTGCGGTCAGGCCTTGAGTTGA
- a CDS encoding isoprenylcysteine carboxylmethyltransferase family protein: protein MSKTDTPGVIAPPPLIYLGFLFVGWGLAELGARPEAVEAGYRWLAAGFGLEMEVRRGLALGLIIGGLLLDGMAAGLFRRRGTAVEPWKPSTVLINEGPYRFSRNPIYVGFAITYAGLAIAMDSALALFLLLPCLAVVDQFVIQREERYLSAKFGADYDAYRQKVRRWL from the coding sequence ATGAGCAAGACCGACACGCCCGGCGTCATCGCCCCGCCGCCGCTGATCTATCTCGGCTTCCTGTTCGTCGGCTGGGGTCTGGCGGAACTCGGGGCCCGGCCGGAGGCGGTCGAGGCCGGATACCGCTGGCTGGCGGCTGGTTTCGGGCTGGAGATGGAGGTCCGCCGCGGCCTCGCCCTGGGACTGATCATCGGCGGCCTGTTGCTGGACGGTATGGCGGCGGGCCTGTTCCGTCGCCGAGGCACGGCGGTCGAGCCGTGGAAGCCGTCGACGGTCCTGATCAACGAGGGCCCCTACCGTTTCAGCCGCAACCCGATCTACGTCGGCTTCGCCATCACCTACGCCGGCCTGGCCATCGCCATGGACAGCGCCCTCGCCCTGTTTCTGCTGCTGCCGTGTCTGGCGGTGGTCGACCAGTTCGTGATCCAGCGCGAGGAGCGCTATCTGTCGGCCAAATTCGGGGCGGACTACGACGCCTATCGCCAGAAGGTGCGCCGGTGGCTGTGA
- a CDS encoding oligopeptide:H+ symporter, whose amino-acid sequence MNIVIIAGLIITLLTGIPVLMQILKNHPRGLIILFFAEMWERFSYYGMRGILIFFLTQHFLFDDATAGSTYGSYTSLVYLLPLVGGILADRYIGTRKAIAFGALLLVAGHGMMAFEGRPATETLTYGGQTYEISAEGRGASRDVNIVINGEKYAFGPAEGGGIAVAGMPADSPLPATLAEGSYEMAQTRDMMGVNVFYLAVSLIIMGVGFLKPNISTIVGQLYPQGDPRRDSGFTLYYYGINLGAFWAAVLCGYLGQTVGWWAGFGLAGVGMALGWVVFMLGKPLLEGKGEPPNPEALKRPMIGPLNREWSIYLLGTLGVGLIWFLVQRNAMVGTVLTAATIASLLFILYVIVKVCQTRAQRERMMLAVVLIFGSVVFFTLFEQAGTSLNLFADRNVDLSLTPTAFQLFGITVGTPAQLEAAGIATPTGFWIDATITAAQTQSFNAGFILIFAPIMAAIWAYLAKRNMDPNPVMKFGLGLLQVGLGFMVVVWGAGMANSAFQMPIVLLGLLYMLHTTGELFLSPVGLSEITKLSMPAVVSFMMAVWFLASSIAQFVGGWIAGLAGTETVGGQVLDPGLALRTSLDVFEKLGLGGIAIGVFFILISFLIKGWSHGANDASNHPAA is encoded by the coding sequence ATGAACATCGTCATCATAGCCGGCCTGATCATTACGCTGCTCACGGGCATCCCCGTGCTGATGCAGATTCTGAAGAACCACCCGCGCGGACTGATCATCCTGTTCTTCGCCGAAATGTGGGAGCGCTTCTCCTACTACGGCATGCGCGGCATCCTGATCTTCTTCCTGACCCAGCATTTCCTGTTCGACGACGCCACGGCGGGGTCGACCTACGGTTCCTACACATCGCTGGTCTATCTGCTGCCGCTGGTCGGCGGCATTCTCGCCGACCGCTACATCGGCACCCGCAAGGCCATCGCCTTCGGTGCCCTGCTGCTGGTGGCCGGTCACGGGATGATGGCCTTCGAGGGCCGCCCGGCGACCGAGACCCTGACCTACGGCGGTCAGACCTATGAGATTTCGGCCGAGGGCCGCGGTGCCTCGCGCGACGTGAACATCGTCATCAATGGCGAGAAATACGCCTTCGGCCCGGCCGAGGGTGGTGGCATCGCCGTCGCCGGCATGCCGGCCGATTCGCCCCTGCCCGCCACCCTGGCGGAAGGGTCCTACGAAATGGCCCAGACCCGCGACATGATGGGCGTCAACGTCTTCTATCTGGCCGTGTCGCTGATCATCATGGGCGTCGGCTTCCTGAAGCCGAACATCTCGACGATCGTCGGACAGCTCTATCCGCAGGGTGACCCGCGGCGGGATTCCGGCTTCACCCTCTACTACTACGGCATCAACCTCGGTGCCTTCTGGGCCGCGGTGCTGTGCGGCTACCTGGGACAGACCGTCGGCTGGTGGGCAGGCTTCGGCCTGGCCGGCGTCGGCATGGCGCTGGGCTGGGTGGTCTTCATGCTCGGCAAGCCCCTGCTCGAGGGCAAGGGCGAGCCGCCGAACCCCGAGGCGCTCAAGCGTCCGATGATCGGCCCGCTGAACCGCGAATGGTCGATCTATCTGCTCGGCACCCTGGGCGTCGGCCTGATCTGGTTCCTGGTCCAGCGCAACGCCATGGTCGGCACCGTCCTGACGGCCGCCACGATCGCGTCGCTGCTGTTCATCCTCTACGTCATCGTCAAGGTCTGCCAGACGCGGGCCCAACGCGAGCGGATGATGCTGGCCGTCGTGCTGATCTTCGGCTCGGTGGTCTTCTTCACCCTGTTCGAACAGGCCGGCACCTCGCTGAACCTGTTCGCCGACCGCAACGTCGACCTCAGCCTGACGCCGACGGCCTTCCAGCTGTTCGGAATCACCGTGGGCACGCCGGCCCAACTCGAGGCCGCGGGCATCGCCACGCCCACCGGCTTCTGGATCGACGCGACCATCACGGCCGCCCAGACACAGTCGTTCAACGCCGGCTTCATCCTGATCTTCGCGCCGATCATGGCCGCCATCTGGGCGTACCTGGCCAAGCGCAACATGGACCCGAACCCGGTCATGAAGTTCGGCCTCGGCCTGCTCCAGGTCGGCCTCGGCTTCATGGTGGTGGTGTGGGGCGCCGGCATGGCCAACTCGGCCTTCCAGATGCCGATCGTCCTGCTGGGCCTGCTCTACATGCTGCACACGACGGGCGAGCTGTTCCTGTCGCCGGTGGGCCTGTCGGAGATCACCAAACTGTCCATGCCGGCAGTCGTCAGCTTCATGATGGCCGTCTGGTTCCTGGCCAGCTCCATCGCCCAGTTCGTGGGCGGCTGGATCGCCGGCCTGGCCGGCACGGAGACCGTGGGTGGTCAGGTGCTGGACCCCGGTCTGGCCTTGCGGACGTCGCTCGACGTCTTCGAGAAGCTGGGCCTCGGCGGCATCGCCATCGGCGTGTTCTTCATCCTGATCAGCTTCCTGATCAAGGGCTGGTCCCACGGGGCCAATGACGCCAGCAACCACCCCGCGGCCTGA